A single Thermosynechococcus vestitus BP-1 DNA region contains:
- a CDS encoding phycobilisome protein: protein MHTELMNLYYKAEENYLSNVDIKVFRHHIESLQQRLSTYEFLRDHEIEIFQPVADALQKQYPTETPQTLEQVLRQAIALLRYAAMAMLLNNPEFLQHRLLEWLTEVVKAHQTQTLWRSCHELLSDRLKEMLTDAQQDLILPLLDQAQATLVGLPAVVSVHA from the coding sequence ATGCACACCGAGTTAATGAATCTCTACTACAAAGCTGAAGAAAACTACCTCAGCAATGTGGACATCAAAGTCTTTCGCCACCACATCGAGTCCCTGCAGCAGCGGTTAAGCACCTATGAATTTCTGCGGGATCATGAAATTGAAATCTTTCAGCCTGTGGCTGATGCCCTGCAAAAGCAATATCCCACCGAAACCCCGCAAACCCTTGAGCAGGTGTTACGCCAGGCGATCGCCCTCCTGCGCTATGCCGCCATGGCCATGCTCCTAAACAATCCCGAGTTTTTGCAGCATCGACTCCTAGAGTGGCTCACGGAAGTGGTCAAGGCCCACCAAACCCAAACCCTATGGCGCAGTTGTCACGAGCTTCTCAGTGACCGCCTCAAGGAAATGCTCACGGACGCTCAGCAGGACTTGATTTTGCCGCTATTGGATCAGGCGCAAGCGACCCTGGTGGGCTTGCCAGCGGTGGTCTCCGTCCACGCCTAA
- a CDS encoding V4R domain-containing protein, which translates to MISVADLVKDPVIPGNYYAADAYVQGDFETGLIENRKGARLIALPDVLLQAIYAGLDQEVGQASGVVLFNCGRWWGKNFYRRFVEDVSEYYRRPLAEMEMVEFLQCLKECWKTHGWGTIDLDVSFYQQGFLVVKTWDSPFAAAAPKNTGQPQCAAEAGILESFFSQLTGRDLHCVQTACETLGATHNLFVLGLRERVQPAEAWLQEGQGHDTIMERLCRAQAA; encoded by the coding sequence ATGATCTCCGTTGCTGATTTGGTCAAAGATCCCGTCATCCCCGGCAATTACTACGCTGCCGATGCCTATGTGCAGGGAGATTTTGAAACGGGTCTCATTGAAAACCGCAAAGGTGCCCGTCTGATTGCCCTCCCCGATGTTTTGCTCCAAGCCATCTATGCGGGCCTTGATCAAGAAGTAGGGCAGGCCTCTGGGGTTGTGCTTTTTAACTGTGGTCGCTGGTGGGGCAAAAACTTTTATCGCCGCTTTGTCGAGGATGTCAGCGAGTACTATCGCCGTCCCCTTGCGGAGATGGAAATGGTGGAGTTTCTCCAATGCCTCAAGGAATGCTGGAAGACCCACGGTTGGGGCACGATTGACCTCGATGTGAGCTTCTACCAACAGGGCTTTTTGGTGGTGAAAACGTGGGACTCTCCCTTTGCGGCGGCGGCTCCCAAAAATACGGGTCAGCCCCAATGCGCTGCGGAAGCAGGCATTTTAGAATCCTTCTTCAGCCAATTGACCGGTCGCGATCTCCACTGTGTGCAAACCGCCTGTGAAACCCTGGGGGCAACCCATAATCTCTTTGTCTTGGGCTTGCGGGAGCGGGTCCAACCGGCCGAGGCTTGGCTGCAGGAAGGACAGGGTCATGACACGATTATGGAGCGGCTATGTCGCGCTCAGGCCGCTTGA
- a CDS encoding 2Fe-2S iron-sulfur cluster-binding protein codes for MAKVVKLEPISRETTVNTNDNLLSALLDSELHVLKECGGRGMCATCHVYIKEGMESLSPINKREQRTLEVITTANATSRLACQARVLGPGVVVELPSGMYVNAVEDIESLIGRRAEQDILHPLDGRVLVEAGKLITRTMITQLKDTQVQVGQYFANTSDA; via the coding sequence GTGGCCAAAGTTGTCAAGCTTGAACCCATCTCGCGGGAAACCACGGTTAATACCAATGACAATTTGCTGTCTGCTCTATTGGACTCTGAACTCCATGTGCTCAAGGAGTGTGGCGGGCGCGGGATGTGTGCCACCTGCCATGTCTATATCAAAGAGGGGATGGAGAGCCTCTCCCCCATCAATAAGCGTGAGCAACGCACCCTTGAGGTGATTACAACGGCCAATGCCACCTCTCGTTTGGCCTGTCAGGCACGGGTACTGGGGCCGGGGGTGGTGGTAGAGCTACCCTCAGGGATGTATGTCAACGCAGTTGAAGATATTGAGTCTTTGATTGGGCGGCGGGCTGAGCAGGATATTTTGCACCCCCTCGATGGCCGCGTCTTGGTGGAGGCAGGTAAGCTCATTACTCGCACGATGATTACACAGTTGAAAGATACCCAAGTGCAGGTGGGGCAATATTTCGCCAATACCTCGGATGCATAA
- a CDS encoding tetratricopeptide repeat protein produces MMEDRSLNSHGMPSRRGLEPLEWGATGLTVVLSVAAAATQQAILTAIAPLPLSLAVGLNWVSRKKLDDQFQVFRQQQEAKIAELVASQGQQQSELASLNLALAQVRDRLEDVQKQVMQLNQGAQDLHDYTRILDTEQKQIEEVLDCLREIEKNTQVIQVNPSHAKAYYNRGLTHQRLGDAEAAILDYTEAIRLNDTYAKAYHNRGVARSTLGDRKGAVEDLRTAAKLFFEQGDISSYQRARDLAKRIHEVGSIEQDNQEGTIKEVPLEILFS; encoded by the coding sequence ATGATGGAAGACCGTAGTTTAAACTCCCATGGCATGCCATCTCGCCGGGGGCTTGAACCCCTAGAATGGGGCGCAACAGGGTTAACGGTTGTGTTGTCTGTGGCCGCTGCTGCAACCCAACAGGCAATTTTGACGGCGATCGCCCCCTTGCCCCTTTCGTTAGCGGTGGGCTTAAACTGGGTGAGCCGCAAAAAACTGGATGACCAGTTCCAAGTCTTCCGGCAGCAACAGGAGGCCAAAATTGCTGAACTGGTGGCCTCCCAAGGGCAGCAGCAGTCAGAGTTGGCTAGCCTCAACCTTGCCCTTGCTCAGGTGCGCGATCGCCTTGAGGATGTGCAAAAACAGGTGATGCAACTCAACCAAGGGGCACAGGATCTCCACGACTACACCCGCATTCTCGACACAGAGCAAAAACAAATTGAAGAAGTGCTGGATTGCTTGCGGGAAATTGAGAAAAATACCCAAGTTATCCAAGTGAATCCCAGCCATGCCAAGGCCTACTACAACCGCGGCCTGACCCATCAGCGTTTAGGGGATGCCGAAGCAGCCATTCTCGATTACACAGAAGCGATTCGCCTCAACGATACCTATGCCAAGGCCTATCATAATCGCGGTGTGGCGCGCTCAACGCTGGGGGATCGCAAGGGCGCAGTAGAGGATCTGCGCACAGCAGCCAAGCTCTTCTTTGAACAGGGGGACATTAGCAGTTATCAGCGGGCACGGGATCTGGCCAAGCGCATCCATGAAGTGGGGAGTATTGAACAGGACAATCAAGAGGGGACAATAAAGGAGGTGCCCTTAGAAATCCTCTTCTCCTAG
- a CDS encoding serine/threonine-protein kinase — translation MFATAHAAQTSRYRLVDLAGQGQYGQVYLAVNRESGDLVAIKVLSERQLLTRGFLRELNFLLTLQHPHVVGCQAIDYIRVHHSPQVSRSLVMDYCAGGTLRSLLEQEQALPLTTALRLTLDILSALAYAHHRGILHCDLKPENILLEVTATGWQAKVSDFGVARLIEDVKGSGQTGSPAYMAPERFYGQTMPASDLYAVGILLYEMIVGDRPFHGTPAELMAAHLSRPYTLPEGLPFLVRSIIAKALDKLPQRRYKSAAEMTMAVQLALEVIEAEHHQQPLLFSRSPAAVWLGEPQGFALPRLPQQVASTATGFYGVVGDRLWAWQARETIPEATAQWPLPPLPIQLYGSEVSAWLRINALPPQLFCIHDQLIPLDGHLPSTLNPLTIDARGYWWAETQIDSAAAELQLHVQLINGQGRRTLRCQWHGRTFVDTLLLNRRYGAVISRSQDPETAHPITHFQLFDRRGHWRLYTPLPAHLTLLTPAHHQPWQVAAFEDHPQQPLLVLLHLRPWRIQRLGLRFRPQFLCATPWGYVVAGRHSLNLVTHSGEIVGTAESEQEIDGLGFTGDRHLWLIRRQGSGCVIQTWDITTWDIHLIL, via the coding sequence TTGTTCGCCACAGCTCATGCTGCCCAAACCTCCCGTTACCGACTGGTGGATCTAGCGGGTCAAGGCCAGTATGGGCAAGTTTATCTGGCCGTCAATCGCGAGTCGGGTGACCTTGTAGCGATTAAAGTGCTCAGCGAGCGGCAATTGCTGACCCGTGGCTTTTTGCGGGAGTTGAACTTCCTCCTGACGCTTCAGCATCCCCATGTGGTGGGCTGTCAAGCAATTGACTATATTCGTGTGCACCATAGCCCCCAGGTGAGCCGCAGTTTGGTGATGGACTATTGTGCTGGGGGGACATTGCGATCGCTCCTAGAGCAGGAACAGGCCTTGCCCCTGACGACGGCTTTGCGCCTCACATTGGACATTCTCTCTGCCTTGGCCTATGCCCATCATCGCGGCATTCTCCACTGCGATCTCAAACCGGAAAATATCCTGCTGGAGGTGACGGCGACGGGCTGGCAGGCAAAGGTGTCCGATTTTGGCGTGGCGCGGCTAATTGAGGATGTCAAGGGCAGCGGTCAAACGGGCTCCCCCGCCTATATGGCACCGGAGCGTTTCTATGGTCAGACAATGCCCGCTTCAGATCTCTACGCAGTAGGGATCCTTCTGTACGAGATGATTGTTGGCGATCGCCCCTTCCACGGTACACCTGCTGAACTCATGGCTGCCCACCTCAGCCGCCCCTATACCCTTCCCGAGGGGCTGCCCTTTCTGGTGCGGAGCATTATTGCTAAGGCCTTGGATAAATTACCGCAGCGCCGCTATAAAAGTGCAGCGGAAATGACGATGGCTGTGCAATTAGCCCTAGAGGTTATTGAAGCAGAGCATCATCAGCAGCCCCTATTGTTTTCTAGGTCACCGGCGGCGGTTTGGCTGGGGGAACCCCAGGGCTTTGCTTTGCCGCGACTACCCCAACAGGTTGCCAGTACCGCCACAGGTTTCTATGGGGTGGTGGGCGATCGCCTCTGGGCTTGGCAAGCTAGGGAGACTATACCCGAAGCGACGGCTCAATGGCCGCTACCACCGCTGCCCATTCAACTCTATGGCAGTGAAGTCAGTGCTTGGCTGCGAATCAATGCTCTGCCCCCGCAGCTTTTCTGTATCCATGACCAGTTGATCCCCCTAGACGGTCATCTTCCCTCTACCCTGAACCCATTGACCATTGATGCGAGGGGGTATTGGTGGGCAGAAACCCAGATTGATAGTGCAGCAGCGGAATTACAGCTTCATGTTCAATTGATCAATGGTCAAGGGCGGCGTACCCTTCGCTGTCAGTGGCATGGACGGACTTTTGTCGATACCCTACTCCTCAATCGTCGCTATGGGGCGGTGATTAGTCGCTCCCAAGATCCTGAAACGGCGCATCCCATCACCCATTTTCAACTCTTTGACCGCCGAGGACACTGGCGACTATACACCCCACTGCCTGCCCACCTGACGTTGTTGACCCCTGCCCATCACCAACCATGGCAAGTAGCGGCCTTTGAGGATCATCCGCAGCAACCTCTATTAGTGCTCCTACATTTGCGGCCTTGGCGGATTCAACGCTTGGGGCTGCGGTTTCGTCCCCAATTTCTCTGTGCCACACCTTGGGGCTATGTGGTGGCGGGTCGCCATAGTTTGAATTTAGTGACCCACAGCGGTGAAATTGTCGGTACGGCTGAAAGTGAACAGGAGATTGATGGCCTGGGCTTTACGGGCGATCGCCACCTTTGGTTGATTCGCCGGCAGGGAAGTGGCTGTGTGATACAAACCTGGGACATTACCACCTGGGACATTCACCTCATCCTCTAG
- the cobT gene encoding nicotinate mononucleotide-dependent phosphoribosyltransferase CobT, translating into MIGVATGAAIAGAWSDRHRQPPTFPALVCVLGFTETALIPGISAAGQTPSDRQITALADGEFLLRGIQPQYHYALPPLTAGASPALISRALIEALALPLYVFDAGLPLPRLPEMIDLGGTPARCLTTGQAMTPQMVAHLWEQGWSWGAKLSSQYPWLIIAECVVGGTTTALALCESLGIPARDCVGSSHRQSNHTQKWSLVQKGLAHLPPQADPFTCVAAIGDPMQVVVAAMALRASQTCGVLLAGGSQMIAVYAFGRAIAQWRQLPWRPEQIVVGTTRWLIEDQTAQIHRLAERVQCPLIYTQLDFSLSRHPALRAYEQGFVKEGVGAGGCAIAGHLLAGWRNSEMVDIVDRLADRWAKGM; encoded by the coding sequence ATGATTGGCGTTGCAACCGGAGCAGCCATCGCTGGCGCTTGGAGCGATCGCCACCGCCAGCCCCCAACTTTTCCTGCCCTAGTCTGTGTCCTTGGATTTACAGAGACGGCATTAATTCCTGGCATCTCGGCGGCGGGTCAAACCCCCAGCGATCGCCAAATCACAGCCTTGGCCGATGGTGAGTTCCTCCTGCGGGGCATTCAACCCCAGTACCACTATGCACTACCGCCCCTGACGGCGGGTGCTTCCCCTGCGTTGATTAGTCGTGCCCTCATTGAGGCTTTGGCGTTGCCCCTTTACGTCTTTGATGCGGGTTTACCCCTACCGCGGTTGCCTGAGATGATTGATTTGGGGGGCACACCCGCTCGCTGCCTAACCACGGGTCAGGCGATGACACCACAAATGGTGGCGCACCTCTGGGAACAGGGATGGTCCTGGGGGGCCAAGCTCAGCAGCCAATATCCGTGGCTGATCATTGCTGAATGCGTCGTGGGGGGCACAACCACTGCCCTTGCCCTCTGTGAAAGTCTGGGCATCCCCGCTCGCGATTGTGTAGGCAGTAGCCATCGCCAAAGCAACCATACCCAAAAGTGGTCCCTCGTTCAAAAGGGGCTGGCCCATCTCCCTCCTCAGGCAGATCCCTTCACCTGTGTAGCGGCCATTGGCGATCCAATGCAGGTGGTGGTGGCTGCGATGGCCCTGCGGGCCAGTCAAACCTGTGGTGTTTTGCTGGCGGGGGGGTCGCAAATGATCGCGGTCTATGCGTTTGGGCGGGCGATCGCCCAGTGGCGTCAGCTGCCTTGGCGTCCAGAACAAATTGTGGTGGGCACCACTCGTTGGCTGATTGAAGATCAAACGGCTCAGATTCACCGCTTAGCCGAGCGTGTGCAGTGTCCGCTCATTTACACTCAACTGGACTTCAGCTTGTCCCGTCATCCTGCCCTGCGTGCCTATGAACAGGGATTTGTCAAGGAAGGGGTCGGGGCAGGGGGCTGTGCCATTGCTGGCCATCTACTGGCGGGCTGGCGTAATTCAGAAATGGTGGATATTGTTGACAGGTTGGCCGATCGCTGGGCAAAGGGGATGTAA
- the pgeF gene encoding peptidoglycan editing factor PgeF: MWHWQTTELGRFLTCDLLQGFRHGFFTRDWQGQDLSALTAALGATATPLRTQQVHGDRVALAAEVLAWEQPLAADALVATGSNQALWVCSADCVPLLVADVASGRVAAIHAGWRGTAIQISKATLQQMQACGSDLANLRIAMGPAIRGEVYQVGLKVARALAQTILEGITETTDRDDLYQRFAALDPAAVFLDPDPERLRVDVARVNRLQLLQLGLRDEQIALSPHCTFRDAEFFFSYRREPLKQVQWSGIVSRFR, encoded by the coding sequence ATGTGGCACTGGCAAACCACTGAGCTTGGGCGCTTTCTCACCTGCGATCTCCTGCAGGGGTTTCGCCATGGCTTCTTTACTCGCGATTGGCAAGGACAAGACCTCAGCGCCCTCACTGCAGCCTTAGGAGCAACAGCAACACCCCTGCGAACGCAACAGGTGCATGGCGATCGCGTGGCTTTGGCAGCGGAAGTTTTAGCCTGGGAGCAGCCCTTGGCAGCAGATGCCCTTGTGGCCACAGGGTCTAATCAAGCCCTCTGGGTTTGTAGTGCCGACTGTGTACCCTTGTTGGTTGCCGATGTTGCCAGTGGACGAGTGGCAGCCATTCATGCGGGGTGGCGGGGAACAGCAATCCAAATCTCGAAGGCCACGCTCCAGCAGATGCAAGCATGCGGCAGTGATCTTGCCAATTTACGGATTGCCATGGGGCCTGCCATTCGCGGTGAGGTCTATCAAGTGGGGCTGAAGGTTGCCCGTGCCTTGGCGCAGACCATTCTTGAGGGGATCACAGAAACCACTGACCGCGATGATCTCTACCAGCGTTTCGCGGCCCTAGACCCAGCGGCGGTCTTTCTTGATCCGGATCCTGAGCGCCTGCGAGTGGATGTGGCCCGGGTCAATCGTCTGCAATTGCTGCAGTTGGGACTGCGGGATGAGCAAATTGCCCTGTCGCCCCACTGTACGTTTCGCGATGCTGAGTTCTTTTTCTCCTATCGCCGTGAACCTCTGAAGCAGGTGCAGTGGTCGGGAATTGTCAGTCGGTTCCGATGA
- a CDS encoding phycocyanobilin:ferredoxin oxidoreductase, protein MSLRQHQHPLIQRLADRIEAIWQAFFPLAPYALPEDLGYVEGKLEGERLTIENHCYQAPPFRKLHLELARVGESLDILHCVMFPEPRYDLPMFGCDLVGGRGQISAAIVDLSPVTGQLPAAYTCALNALPKLTFRQPRELPPWGHIFSPFCIFIRPQGEAEEQQFLDRIGEYLTLHCQLSQQAVPTDHPQAVIAGQRQYCQQQQQNDKTRRVLEKAFGVPWAERYMTTVLFDVPPV, encoded by the coding sequence ATGTCTTTGCGTCAACACCAGCATCCTCTGATTCAGCGCCTTGCTGATCGCATTGAAGCGATTTGGCAGGCTTTCTTTCCCTTGGCACCCTACGCTCTGCCTGAAGATCTCGGTTATGTCGAGGGTAAACTAGAAGGGGAACGGCTAACGATTGAGAACCACTGCTACCAAGCCCCTCCCTTTCGCAAGCTTCACCTGGAATTGGCACGGGTAGGGGAGAGTTTGGACATTTTGCACTGTGTCATGTTTCCAGAGCCGCGCTACGACCTACCCATGTTTGGCTGTGATCTCGTCGGTGGCCGCGGGCAAATTAGTGCTGCGATTGTGGATCTCTCCCCTGTGACGGGTCAGTTGCCCGCTGCCTACACCTGCGCCTTAAATGCTTTGCCGAAGCTCACCTTTCGTCAACCGCGTGAGCTGCCCCCTTGGGGACATATCTTCTCGCCGTTTTGCATTTTTATTCGGCCACAGGGAGAAGCTGAGGAACAGCAATTTCTAGATCGCATTGGTGAATACCTTACCCTCCACTGTCAACTTAGCCAGCAGGCCGTACCCACGGATCACCCCCAAGCGGTCATTGCCGGTCAACGGCAGTATTGCCAGCAACAGCAGCAAAACGATAAAACCCGTCGTGTTCTGGAAAAGGCCTTTGGTGTCCCTTGGGCGGAACGCTACATGACCACTGTGCTTTTTGATGTCCCCCCGGTGTAG
- the shc gene encoding squalene--hopene cyclase yields MPTSLATAIDPKQLQQAIRASQDFLFSQQYAEGYWWAELESNVTMTAEVILLHKIWGTEQRLPLAKAEQYLRNHQRDHGGWELFYGDGGDLSTSVEAYMGLRLLGVPETDPALVKARQFILARGGISKTRIFTKLHLALIGCYDWRGIPSLPPWIMLLPEGSPFTIYEMSSWARSSTVPLLIVMDRKPVYGMDPPITLDELYSEGRANVVWELPRQGDWRDVFIGLDRVFKLFETLNIHPLREQGLKAAEEWVLERQEASGDWGGIIPAMLNSLLALRALDYAVDDPIVQRGMAAVDRFAIETETEYRVQPCVSPVWDTALVMRAMVDSGVAPDHPALVKAGEWLLSKQILDYGDWHIKNKKGRPGGWAFEFENRFYPDVDDTAVVVMALHAVTLPNENLKRRAIERAVAWIASMQCRPGGWAAFDVDNDQDWLNGIPYGDLKAMIDPNTADVTARVLEMVGRCQLAFDRVALDRALAYLRNEQEPEGCWFGRWGVNYLYGTSGVLTALSLVAPRYDRWRIRRAAEWLMQCQNADGGWGETCWSYHDPSLKGKGDSTASQTAWAIIGLLAAGDATGDYATEAIERGIAYLLETQRPDGTWHEDYFTGTGFPCHFYLKYHYYQQHFPLTALGRYARWRNLLAT; encoded by the coding sequence ATGCCAACTTCACTTGCGACGGCCATTGACCCAAAGCAACTCCAACAGGCGATTCGCGCCAGCCAAGACTTTCTCTTTTCGCAGCAATATGCCGAGGGCTACTGGTGGGCGGAATTGGAGTCCAATGTAACCATGACCGCAGAGGTGATCCTGCTCCACAAAATCTGGGGCACCGAACAGCGGTTACCCTTGGCCAAGGCGGAACAGTATTTGCGCAACCATCAGCGGGATCACGGCGGTTGGGAACTGTTTTATGGCGATGGTGGTGATCTCAGCACCAGTGTTGAAGCCTACATGGGATTGCGGCTCTTGGGCGTTCCCGAAACCGATCCAGCCTTGGTGAAGGCACGGCAATTTATCCTTGCCCGCGGTGGCATTAGCAAAACGCGCATCTTTACCAAACTGCACCTTGCCCTCATTGGTTGCTATGACTGGCGGGGGATTCCCTCCCTGCCCCCTTGGATAATGCTTCTGCCAGAGGGGAGCCCCTTCACGATTTATGAAATGTCCAGTTGGGCCCGTAGCAGCACGGTGCCGCTGCTAATCGTCATGGATCGCAAGCCTGTTTATGGGATGGACCCGCCCATTACCCTCGATGAACTCTACAGCGAAGGGCGGGCAAATGTGGTCTGGGAACTGCCTCGCCAAGGCGACTGGCGTGATGTTTTTATTGGCCTCGATCGCGTCTTCAAACTCTTTGAAACGCTGAACATTCATCCCCTCAGAGAACAGGGGCTCAAGGCTGCCGAGGAATGGGTGCTGGAGCGTCAAGAAGCCAGTGGCGACTGGGGCGGCATTATTCCGGCAATGCTCAACTCCCTATTGGCGTTGCGTGCCCTTGACTATGCGGTTGATGACCCCATTGTGCAGCGGGGGATGGCGGCAGTGGATCGCTTCGCCATTGAAACGGAAACGGAGTACCGCGTGCAGCCCTGTGTCTCCCCCGTTTGGGATACCGCCTTAGTGATGCGAGCCATGGTGGATTCAGGGGTTGCTCCCGATCATCCCGCCCTTGTCAAAGCTGGCGAATGGCTACTCTCCAAGCAAATCCTTGACTATGGGGACTGGCACATCAAAAACAAGAAAGGTCGGCCGGGCGGATGGGCCTTTGAATTTGAGAATCGCTTCTACCCCGATGTGGATGATACAGCGGTGGTGGTGATGGCGCTCCATGCTGTGACCCTACCCAACGAAAACCTAAAACGGCGAGCCATTGAGCGGGCAGTCGCTTGGATTGCCTCAATGCAGTGTCGGCCAGGGGGTTGGGCGGCCTTTGATGTGGACAACGACCAAGATTGGCTCAATGGGATTCCCTACGGGGATCTCAAGGCAATGATTGACCCGAATACTGCTGATGTTACGGCACGAGTGCTGGAGATGGTGGGTCGCTGTCAGTTGGCCTTTGATAGGGTTGCCCTCGATCGCGCCCTTGCTTACTTGCGCAATGAGCAGGAACCGGAAGGCTGTTGGTTTGGCCGTTGGGGGGTGAACTACCTCTATGGTACGAGCGGGGTGCTGACTGCCCTCTCCCTTGTGGCTCCTCGCTACGATCGCTGGCGTATTCGCCGTGCTGCTGAGTGGTTGATGCAGTGTCAAAATGCCGATGGTGGCTGGGGTGAAACCTGCTGGAGCTACCATGACCCTTCCCTTAAGGGCAAAGGGGATAGCACCGCTTCCCAAACCGCTTGGGCGATTATTGGCCTTTTGGCCGCTGGCGATGCCACGGGGGACTACGCCACAGAGGCCATTGAAAGGGGAATTGCCTATCTTCTTGAGACGCAGCGCCCAGATGGCACATGGCACGAGGATTACTTCACGGGCACTGGCTTTCCCTGCCACTTTTACTTGAAGTACCACTACTACCAGCAGCACTTTCCGCTGACTGCCTTGGGCCGTTATGCCCGCTGGCGCAATCTTTTAGCCACTTAG
- a CDS encoding M48 family metallopeptidase, giving the protein MKKQRWFPLLASLVCGVAIALHPVAVQAQNLWQRLLLQGLQVIQLSNISPRQEVALGQQIHEQMLRQGMRLVRNPAAQNYVNSIGARLVSVGERRGLPYQFHIIQDRDINAYATMGGFVYVTTGLMLRAENEAELASVIAHEIGHIDQRHVIRQLQQMAIAQGLMTAAGLERDRGVQLAMELAFRRPRSREQELEADRYGLRLLARSHYDPRAMVTFLQKLQREGGAPPTILSTHPAPRDRQFIAENLIRSGLSNECVVSPQPLCGTDTLAYQQQLRSF; this is encoded by the coding sequence GTGAAAAAACAACGTTGGTTTCCCCTGTTGGCCAGCCTGGTCTGTGGGGTGGCGATCGCCCTCCATCCTGTTGCGGTACAGGCACAAAATCTCTGGCAGCGGTTGCTGTTGCAGGGGCTTCAGGTCATCCAACTCTCCAATATCTCGCCCCGCCAAGAGGTGGCTTTGGGGCAACAGATCCATGAGCAGATGCTACGGCAAGGGATGCGCCTTGTTCGAAATCCCGCTGCTCAAAATTATGTGAATAGCATTGGTGCCCGCTTGGTCAGTGTCGGCGAACGTCGAGGGCTGCCCTATCAATTTCACATCATTCAAGACCGCGACATCAATGCCTATGCGACCATGGGGGGCTTTGTCTATGTCACAACAGGGCTCATGCTGCGGGCAGAAAACGAGGCGGAACTCGCCAGTGTCATTGCCCACGAAATTGGCCATATCGATCAGCGCCATGTGATTCGTCAACTGCAACAAATGGCGATCGCCCAGGGCTTAATGACCGCAGCTGGCTTGGAGCGCGATCGCGGGGTCCAACTGGCGATGGAACTTGCTTTTCGGCGACCCCGCAGTCGGGAGCAGGAATTGGAGGCCGATCGCTATGGGTTGCGGCTATTGGCTCGCAGCCACTACGATCCACGGGCGATGGTGACATTTCTGCAAAAATTGCAACGGGAGGGAGGGGCACCGCCGACGATTTTAAGTACGCACCCTGCTCCCCGCGATCGCCAGTTCATTGCCGAAAATTTAATCCGCTCTGGCCTCAGCAATGAATGCGTGGTTAGCCCCCAACCCCTCTGTGGCACCGATACCTTAGCCTATCAGCAACAACTGCGCTCCTTCTAA
- a CDS encoding cysteine synthase A, producing the protein MNIKQGFVGTVGQTPLIRLNYFSDLTGCEILGKAEFLNPGGSVKDRAALYIIEDAERKGLLKPGGTVVEGTAGNTGIGLAHICNAKGYRCLIVIPNTQSQEKIDLLRTLGAEVRPVPAVPYKDPNNYVKLSGRIAAEMENALWANQFDNLANRQAHYETTGPEIWEQTDGRIDAWVAATGTGGTYAGVALFLKEKNPAIRTVIADPMGSAIYSYVKTGTLSSTGSSITEGIGNSRITANLAGAPIDDAIQIEDQECLDVIYQLLHYDGLFMGGSVGINVGAAVRLAKELGPGHTIVTVLCDGGSRYQSRLFNPEWLASKGLRVPEIKKR; encoded by the coding sequence ATGAATATTAAACAGGGTTTTGTCGGCACCGTCGGGCAGACGCCGCTGATTCGCCTCAATTACTTTAGTGACCTCACGGGCTGTGAAATTCTCGGTAAAGCAGAGTTCCTCAACCCCGGTGGCTCCGTCAAGGATCGAGCGGCCCTCTACATTATTGAAGATGCTGAAAGAAAAGGCCTTCTCAAACCTGGCGGTACAGTGGTCGAGGGTACAGCGGGCAATACCGGCATTGGCCTAGCCCACATCTGCAATGCCAAGGGCTACAGGTGCTTGATTGTGATTCCCAATACCCAATCCCAAGAAAAAATTGACCTGTTGCGTACCCTAGGTGCCGAGGTGCGCCCCGTTCCTGCCGTGCCCTACAAAGACCCCAATAACTATGTGAAGCTCTCTGGCCGTATTGCTGCTGAGATGGAGAATGCCCTCTGGGCGAACCAGTTCGATAACCTTGCCAATCGCCAGGCCCACTACGAAACCACTGGCCCTGAAATCTGGGAGCAGACCGATGGCCGAATTGATGCGTGGGTAGCAGCCACTGGCACGGGGGGTACCTATGCAGGTGTAGCCCTGTTCCTCAAGGAAAAAAATCCCGCCATTCGCACCGTGATTGCTGATCCGATGGGCAGCGCTATCTATAGCTATGTAAAAACGGGTACCCTCAGTAGCACAGGGAGTTCAATCACTGAAGGCATTGGCAATAGCCGCATTACAGCCAATTTAGCAGGCGCTCCCATTGATGATGCGATTCAAATTGAGGATCAAGAGTGCCTTGACGTCATTTATCAACTGCTGCACTACGATGGCCTTTTCATGGGGGGCTCCGTGGGCATTAATGTCGGGGCAGCGGTACGCCTAGCCAAGGAACTCGGCCCCGGCCACACAATTGTCACAGTGCTGTGCGACGGGGGTTCCCGCTATCAATCGCGGCTCTTTAACCCAGAGTGGCTGGCCAGTAAAGGGCTACGGGTGCCAGAGATTAAAAAACGTTAA